A window of the Salegentibacter mishustinae genome harbors these coding sequences:
- a CDS encoding type II toxin-antitoxin system RelE/ParE family toxin — translation MASKREVIWAPSAIRELDNILDYLENNWSKTVSENFFNTLDHSVELIKINPYQFPALSKEKRFYKCVVTKHSSIFYSVPNETLIRILHVFDTRQDPRKLPLNQ, via the coding sequence ATGGCTTCTAAAAGGGAAGTTATTTGGGCTCCTTCAGCCATAAGGGAGTTAGACAATATTCTTGATTATCTTGAAAATAATTGGAGCAAGACAGTTAGTGAAAATTTCTTTAATACCTTAGACCACTCGGTAGAGCTAATTAAGATAAATCCTTATCAGTTTCCTGCACTCTCAAAAGAAAAGAGATTTTATAAATGTGTGGTAACAAAGCATAGTTCTATTTTTTATAGTGTTCCAAATGAAACTCTTATTAGAATTCTACATGTTTTTGATACACGACAGGATCCTCGAAAACTTCCACTCAATCAATAA
- the recR gene encoding recombination mediator RecR: MDFSSKLLEQAVDEMSQLPGIGKRTALRLVLHMLKQPESQTKQLADALTKLRTEIKLCKNCYNISDTDLCAICANPSRNSEIVCVVEDIRDVMAIENTDQYRGHYHVLGGKISPMDGIGPSQLSIKPLIEKVQAGKVEEIIFALSSTLEGDTTNFYIYRQLQGTGIKTSTIARGISVGDELEYADEVTLGRSITNRVPFENSAKN, translated from the coding sequence ATGGATTTTTCTTCAAAATTATTGGAACAGGCCGTAGATGAAATGTCTCAACTTCCCGGCATTGGTAAGCGTACCGCTTTAAGGCTGGTATTGCATATGCTAAAACAACCCGAATCGCAGACCAAACAACTGGCTGATGCACTTACTAAACTAAGAACCGAAATAAAACTTTGTAAAAACTGCTACAATATTAGCGATACAGATTTGTGCGCAATTTGCGCTAATCCTTCCAGAAATTCAGAAATTGTTTGCGTGGTAGAGGATATTCGCGATGTAATGGCCATTGAAAATACCGATCAATACCGGGGGCATTATCACGTTCTTGGTGGTAAAATAAGTCCTATGGATGGTATTGGTCCTTCACAACTCAGTATAAAACCTTTAATAGAAAAGGTGCAGGCAGGCAAAGTAGAGGAGATTATTTTTGCCCTAAGCAGCACGTTGGAAGGCGATACCACCAATTTTTATATTTACAGGCAATTGCAAGGTACCGGTATTAAAACTTCAACAATAGCAAGAGGAATTTCGGTAGGAGATGAACTGGAATATGCCGATGAGGTGACTCTGGGAAGAAGTATTACCAACAGGGTTCCTTTTGAAAATTCTGCCAAAAATTGA
- a CDS encoding sodium:solute symporter, which yields MQPYQILILIAAYFGLLFLVSFFSSRAGSNAEFFRANRESPWYIVAFGMIGASLSGVTFISLPGTVATDSFSYFQVVLGYTVGYAVIGLILLPLYYRLNLTSIYSYLESRFGKYSYKTGASFFLLSRIVGSSFRLFLVANVLQLILFDDLGVPYYVTVSATIFLIWLYTFRSGIKTVVWTDTLQTFFMLLSLGVTLIVVSDELGITAGGMINHLSESGLTKIFFFEDWKSSDHFIKQFLSGAFIAIVMTGLDQDMMQKNLTCRNLKEAQKNMFSFTIVLTVVNMMFLILGVLLTQYADLSGIDAIKDELFPAIATGGELGIGVAILFILGLIAAAYSSADGTLTALTTSFSIDILNIEKRYEEAKQMKIRKQIHITISILFIAVMLIFKYAIADKSVINKLFEFAGYTYGPLLGLYTLGLFTNIKVKDKLVPVVAILAPILSYIISINSLVWFGFEFGFFILILNGFLTLLGLILIRSKHN from the coding sequence ATGCAGCCCTACCAGATTTTAATTTTAATCGCCGCCTATTTCGGACTTTTATTTTTGGTTTCTTTTTTTTCCAGCAGAGCGGGTAGTAATGCCGAATTTTTTCGTGCTAACCGGGAGTCACCCTGGTATATTGTGGCTTTTGGGATGATTGGCGCTTCGCTTAGCGGGGTTACTTTTATTTCGTTGCCTGGTACGGTAGCTACAGATAGTTTTAGTTATTTTCAGGTAGTATTGGGTTACACTGTGGGTTATGCAGTGATAGGGCTTATTCTGTTGCCACTCTATTACAGGTTAAACCTTACTTCTATTTATTCTTACCTGGAATCCCGCTTCGGTAAATATTCCTATAAAACCGGAGCTTCATTTTTCTTGCTTTCCAGGATTGTAGGTTCTAGTTTTAGGTTATTTTTAGTCGCAAATGTGCTGCAGCTTATTCTTTTTGATGACCTGGGAGTTCCATATTATGTTACCGTTTCGGCAACTATATTCCTTATTTGGTTATACACTTTTAGAAGCGGAATTAAAACCGTGGTCTGGACAGATACCCTGCAAACATTTTTTATGTTGTTGTCGCTTGGAGTAACTTTAATCGTAGTTTCAGATGAATTGGGTATTACAGCGGGTGGTATGATCAATCATCTTTCAGAAAGCGGACTTACAAAAATCTTCTTTTTTGAAGATTGGAAAAGCAGTGATCACTTTATAAAACAATTTTTGAGCGGTGCTTTTATTGCAATAGTAATGACGGGGCTCGACCAGGATATGATGCAGAAAAACCTAACCTGCCGAAACCTCAAAGAAGCTCAAAAGAATATGTTCTCTTTTACCATTGTACTTACCGTGGTAAATATGATGTTTCTTATTCTGGGCGTGCTACTTACTCAATACGCCGATCTAAGCGGAATAGATGCCATTAAAGATGAACTTTTCCCTGCTATAGCAACCGGTGGTGAACTGGGAATTGGTGTAGCTATTCTTTTTATTCTGGGACTTATCGCTGCAGCGTATTCCAGTGCCGATGGTACTTTAACCGCCCTTACTACTTCTTTTAGTATTGATATCCTAAATATCGAAAAACGCTATGAAGAAGCAAAACAAATGAAAATTAGAAAGCAAATTCACATTACGATTTCAATCTTATTTATTGCAGTAATGCTGATTTTCAAATATGCGATAGCCGATAAAAGTGTGATCAATAAACTATTTGAATTTGCCGGTTATACCTACGGGCCTTTGCTGGGGCTCTATACGCTTGGTTTGTTTACCAACATTAAGGTGAAAGATAAGCTTGTACCAGTAGTAGCAATTTTAGCACCAATCTTATCTTATATAATTAGCATAAACAGCCTGGTGTGGTTTGGCTTTGAATTCGGCTTCTTTATTTTAATTCTAAATGGTTTCCTAACCCTGTTGGGATTAATATTGATTCGTTCCAAGCATAATTAA
- a CDS encoding CoA-binding protein has translation MEKKTLVLGASLNSARYSNIAIKRLVRYNQPTVAIGLRKGEVEGVKIETEKIPFQDIDTVTLYLGPPRQEEYYDYIVSLNPQRVIFNPGTENQEFYEILRKNNIEIEVACTLIMLGTNQY, from the coding sequence ATGGAGAAGAAAACATTAGTTCTTGGAGCCTCATTAAATTCGGCGAGATATTCAAATATTGCCATTAAGAGATTGGTTAGGTACAATCAACCTACAGTGGCTATTGGATTGCGTAAAGGAGAAGTGGAAGGAGTTAAAATTGAAACCGAGAAAATTCCGTTTCAGGACATAGATACCGTAACACTTTATCTTGGCCCGCCGCGGCAGGAAGAATACTACGATTATATTGTTTCTTTAAATCCACAGCGGGTAATCTTTAATCCTGGAACCGAAAACCAGGAATTTTACGAAATACTTAGAAAAAATAATATTGAAATTGAAGTAGCCTGTACTTTAATTATGCTTGGAACGAATCAATATTAA
- a CDS encoding TonB-dependent receptor domain-containing protein, whose amino-acid sequence MKQLFLILALCISSYTAMANEPVGKISGSVLDGDLEEPIPYATISITDMEGNLVSGNTSAADGSFSIDKIPNGTYMFKVQFMGYKPFSKEIEITKDNKTYNFGNIELEPDVAMLEGVTVVAERTTIEQRIDRKVINVGKDLTTTGASASEIMNNVPSVNVDQNGNIALRGNSNVRILIDGKPTNMDPAQLLKQIPSTSIKTIELITNPSAKYNPEGMSGIINIVLHKNAKDGFNGNIDTGVTIGENTRYNASLDMNYRKGKLNFYGNFGTQFGDRNNLGRINFTEDNYRQAFDITNSRESYLYKLGVDFYLNDKNTFSFYTNQNHYDGGPLGALRIIYPTNPELNLTQNLDANFDNINSTYNFAYDRKFEKEGHKILLELDYNTFDEDENSVFNFEGDTNGFTDYRDHVKETRENIIANVDYENPLSENSKLEVGAEARLLDTDNDYTTTSTFLDAATYQYKRDIYSFYTTYGQNFEKWSYQLGARLENFSVDAIYNGENVFSDDYFNIYPSGFLNYTPSETNSYQLSYSRRVDRPGFGQVSPIREISTPRLTVSGNPELDPQFTNSLEFNYTRKFNKKGSLTAGVFFRNINDEISQVFVEDPTEEGSLLLQFDNFEDNNAYGLELGANYKFTDWWSTNTNLDLYSQKLKGVVGTEYLETDNTAWTFRTNHSFKATDKLTFQLFGFYRSEAKNLQMDMDPMYFMNLGGRYSFLEGKATLSLNFNDVFDTQEFSFTNGRPLPQEGRFKGETQNVYVGFSYRFGGGKNRALKRKQRDDNEADGGGMF is encoded by the coding sequence ATGAAACAGTTATTTTTAATTTTAGCATTATGTATAAGCAGTTATACTGCAATGGCCAATGAACCCGTGGGCAAAATTTCGGGTTCTGTATTGGATGGCGACCTGGAAGAACCTATTCCCTACGCCACCATTAGTATTACCGATATGGAAGGCAACCTGGTTTCAGGAAACACTTCAGCAGCCGATGGTTCTTTCAGTATAGATAAAATCCCTAATGGCACTTATATGTTTAAAGTCCAATTTATGGGCTATAAACCTTTTTCTAAAGAAATTGAAATCACCAAAGACAACAAAACATACAACTTTGGTAATATCGAGTTAGAACCAGATGTAGCAATGTTGGAGGGTGTTACGGTAGTTGCAGAACGTACTACCATAGAACAAAGAATTGACCGCAAAGTAATAAATGTTGGAAAAGATCTTACTACTACGGGCGCCAGTGCTTCAGAAATAATGAATAATGTGCCTTCGGTGAATGTAGACCAGAACGGTAATATTGCACTTCGCGGAAATTCTAACGTACGTATTCTTATAGACGGTAAGCCAACCAATATGGATCCGGCGCAACTCCTAAAACAAATCCCATCAACTTCTATAAAAACTATTGAATTGATCACCAATCCTTCAGCTAAATATAATCCTGAAGGAATGAGCGGGATCATTAATATTGTATTACATAAAAATGCCAAGGATGGTTTTAACGGGAATATTGACACGGGCGTAACCATTGGTGAAAACACTCGCTATAACGCTTCGCTGGATATGAATTATAGAAAAGGAAAATTGAATTTCTACGGAAATTTCGGCACCCAGTTTGGAGATCGCAATAATCTTGGGCGAATCAATTTTACCGAAGATAATTACCGCCAGGCTTTCGATATCACCAATAGCAGAGAATCTTATTTATACAAGCTTGGGGTAGATTTTTACCTGAACGACAAAAATACGTTTTCGTTTTACACAAACCAGAACCATTATGATGGCGGACCTCTGGGGGCACTTAGGATAATTTATCCCACAAATCCCGAATTGAATTTAACGCAAAACCTTGATGCCAATTTCGACAATATTAATAGCACTTATAATTTTGCATACGACCGAAAATTTGAAAAAGAAGGGCATAAAATTCTATTGGAACTAGATTATAATACTTTTGATGAAGATGAGAATTCAGTCTTTAACTTTGAAGGAGATACTAATGGTTTCACCGATTACCGTGATCATGTAAAAGAGACAAGAGAAAATATTATTGCAAACGTAGATTACGAAAATCCTCTTTCAGAAAATAGCAAACTGGAAGTTGGAGCCGAAGCGAGACTTTTAGACACCGATAACGATTACACCACTACCAGTACTTTTCTTGACGCAGCTACTTATCAATATAAAAGAGATATTTATTCCTTTTACACTACTTACGGGCAAAATTTCGAAAAATGGTCTTATCAGCTTGGTGCCAGGTTGGAGAATTTTAGCGTAGATGCAATCTACAATGGCGAAAATGTTTTTAGTGATGATTACTTCAATATTTATCCCAGCGGATTCTTGAATTATACTCCAAGTGAAACAAATTCTTATCAATTAAGCTATAGCCGAAGAGTAGATCGTCCAGGTTTTGGGCAGGTTAGTCCTATTCGAGAGATTAGTACGCCAAGATTAACCGTATCGGGAAATCCTGAATTAGATCCGCAATTCACCAATTCCCTGGAGTTTAATTACACCCGAAAATTTAACAAAAAAGGAAGTTTAACTGCCGGAGTATTCTTTAGAAATATTAATGATGAAATAAGCCAGGTTTTTGTAGAAGATCCCACCGAAGAAGGTTCGCTTCTTTTACAATTTGACAATTTTGAAGATAATAATGCTTATGGCCTGGAACTTGGAGCCAATTATAAATTCACCGACTGGTGGAGCACCAATACAAATTTAGACTTATACAGCCAGAAATTAAAGGGCGTGGTTGGCACCGAGTATTTAGAAACCGATAATACTGCCTGGACCTTTAGAACCAACCATAGTTTTAAAGCCACCGATAAATTGACTTTTCAATTATTCGGATTCTATAGAAGCGAAGCCAAAAATCTGCAAATGGATATGGATCCAATGTATTTTATGAATTTAGGAGGCCGATATTCTTTCCTGGAAGGTAAAGCTACGCTTAGTCTTAATTTTAATGATGTTTTTGACACCCAGGAATTCAGCTTTACCAATGGAAGACCTTTACCTCAGGAAGGAAGGTTTAAAGGAGAAACCCAAAATGTATATGTAGGCTTTTCATATAGATTTGGTGGCGGAAAAAACAGAGCTCTAAAGAGAAAACAAAGAGACGATAACGAAGCCGATGGCGGCGGAATGTTCTAA
- a CDS encoding ABC-F family ATP-binding cassette domain-containing protein, protein MLSVSNLSVQFGKRVLFDEVNTTFTQGNCYGIIGANGAGKSTFLNILSGKSEPTSGHVSLEPGKRMSVLEQNHNLYDDTPVLETVIMGNQPLAKIKKEMDEIYMKEDFSDADGERVGVLQVEFEEMNGWNAESDAASLLSNLGIKEQYHATLMKDLDGTQKVRVLLAQALFGNPDVLIMDEPTNDLDYETISWLEHFLANYDNTVIVVSHDRHFLDAVCTHISDIDFGKINHFSGNYTFWYESSQLAARQRAQQNKKSEEKKKELQEFIQRFSANVAKSKQATSRKKMIDKLNIEDIKPSSRRYPAIIFEREREAGDQILNVEKLEASIEGETLFKNVNINLAKGDKVVIYSRDSRATTAFYEIINGNQEPVSGKYSWGVTTSQSYLPLDNSEFFENDLTLVDWLRQWAKTDEEREEVYIRGFLGKMLFSGEEALKTCKVLSGGEKVRCMLSRMMMMRANVVMLDEPTNHLDLESITAFNNSLKNFKGTVMFTTHDHEFAQTVANRVIELTPGGAIDRYATFDEYMSDKKIKEQRDKMYAVEA, encoded by the coding sequence ATGCTTTCAGTATCAAATCTTTCGGTTCAATTTGGCAAGCGGGTCTTGTTCGATGAAGTGAACACCACTTTCACCCAGGGCAACTGCTACGGAATTATTGGAGCCAATGGCGCCGGAAAATCCACATTTTTAAACATCCTCTCCGGGAAATCTGAGCCTACTTCTGGTCACGTAAGTCTGGAGCCGGGTAAACGAATGTCTGTACTGGAGCAAAATCACAACTTGTATGACGATACCCCGGTATTAGAAACAGTAATTATGGGTAACCAGCCTCTTGCGAAGATCAAAAAGGAAATGGATGAGATCTATATGAAAGAAGATTTCAGCGATGCCGATGGGGAAAGAGTAGGGGTTTTACAGGTAGAATTTGAAGAAATGAACGGCTGGAATGCCGAGAGTGATGCCGCTTCTTTATTGTCTAATTTGGGAATAAAAGAACAATATCACGCAACTTTAATGAAGGACCTTGATGGTACTCAAAAAGTAAGGGTGCTATTGGCCCAGGCGCTTTTCGGAAATCCAGATGTACTAATTATGGATGAGCCTACCAACGATTTGGATTACGAAACCATCTCCTGGTTAGAGCATTTCCTTGCTAATTACGATAACACGGTAATCGTTGTTTCGCACGACCGTCACTTCCTGGATGCTGTTTGTACCCATATTTCAGATATTGACTTCGGAAAAATAAATCATTTTAGTGGTAATTATACCTTCTGGTATGAGTCTTCTCAACTTGCCGCAAGACAGCGTGCTCAGCAGAATAAAAAATCTGAAGAAAAGAAGAAAGAATTGCAGGAGTTTATACAGCGTTTTAGTGCGAACGTAGCTAAATCTAAACAGGCTACTTCCCGTAAAAAAATGATCGATAAACTTAATATTGAAGATATAAAGCCTTCCAGTAGGAGGTATCCTGCAATTATTTTTGAACGCGAACGGGAAGCCGGAGACCAGATCTTAAATGTAGAGAAACTGGAAGCATCTATAGAAGGCGAAACGCTTTTTAAAAATGTAAATATCAACCTTGCTAAAGGCGATAAAGTTGTAATTTACTCTAGAGATTCCAGGGCTACCACCGCTTTTTATGAAATTATAAACGGAAACCAGGAACCTGTATCCGGTAAATATTCCTGGGGAGTAACCACTTCCCAATCTTATCTTCCGTTAGATAACTCAGAGTTTTTTGAAAACGATCTTACTTTGGTAGACTGGCTTAGACAATGGGCTAAAACCGATGAGGAAAGAGAAGAAGTTTATATACGCGGATTTTTAGGTAAAATGTTATTTAGTGGGGAAGAAGCACTAAAAACTTGTAAAGTTCTTTCGGGAGGTGAAAAAGTGCGTTGTATGTTAAGCCGAATGATGATGATGAGGGCTAACGTTGTAATGTTAGATGAACCTACAAACCACCTTGACCTTGAATCTATTACTGCTTTTAATAATTCGCTAAAGAATTTTAAGGGAACGGTAATGTTTACTACGCACGATCACGAATTTGCTCAAACAGTTGCCAACCGTGTAATAGAACTTACACCAGGTGGAGCTATAGATCGTTATGCTACTTTTGATGAATATATGAGTGATAAAAAGATCAAAGAGCAACGTGATAAAATGTATGCTGTAGAGGCTTAG
- a CDS encoding TlpA family protein disulfide reductase — protein sequence MKYYLLFFLIGVILFTGCKDSKKDQKGTFIGGQIMNPYNPYFVLSKDNKTIDTLFLDQNNQFGKKLEDIEPGIYSFKHPPENQIMYLEPGDSVLVWLNTMQFDESLNFSGTGAAKSSFLLDMFLNNERNNNMMLSYYKINPTEFAEITDSIKKSRKNKLKALNEKEKFSESFLELANNSIDYDFYHLRERYTFLVKKYYNELAQQIPDDFNSYRKDLNFNDTQLKEYYGYLNFIEDHLRTLSIERCLDELDTNSNCFELHSVENIQYRINLADSLIEQNEIKNIFINRLAIQGLVFSNNAEKIDSILGILDRINYKGENLPHLKQMATIQKRLLPGNNIGNLPLVSFEDEIVRLEDISNKKIVTYHWSLQAPEHYKWQHSIIANLREKYPELEFVGINIDEGSKQAWRNTVQAYNMNKNREYKLNSPDININLLKNYLNKLIFLDTNGTIINGKAQLNTPNFERQILEFLNE from the coding sequence ATGAAATATTATCTACTTTTTTTTCTTATCGGAGTTATACTTTTTACCGGTTGCAAAGACTCTAAAAAAGACCAGAAAGGAACTTTTATTGGAGGTCAAATCATGAACCCCTACAATCCCTATTTTGTACTTTCTAAAGACAATAAAACCATTGATACACTTTTTTTAGATCAAAACAACCAGTTTGGGAAAAAGCTGGAAGATATAGAACCCGGAATTTATAGTTTTAAACATCCACCTGAAAACCAGATCATGTATTTGGAACCTGGAGATAGTGTTTTAGTATGGTTAAATACCATGCAATTTGACGAGTCGCTTAATTTTAGTGGTACGGGAGCGGCAAAGAGTAGTTTTTTACTCGATATGTTTCTTAATAATGAAAGGAACAATAATATGATGCTTTCCTATTATAAAATTAATCCTACCGAATTTGCCGAGATTACCGATTCCATAAAAAAATCACGAAAAAATAAATTAAAGGCTTTAAACGAGAAAGAGAAGTTTTCTGAATCGTTCCTGGAACTTGCCAATAATAGTATAGACTACGATTTCTACCACCTTAGAGAACGCTATACTTTTTTAGTAAAAAAATACTACAACGAACTGGCCCAGCAAATTCCGGACGATTTTAATAGTTACAGAAAAGACCTGAACTTTAACGATACCCAATTAAAAGAATATTATGGATATCTAAATTTCATTGAAGACCATCTAAGAACCCTCTCTATTGAACGCTGCCTGGATGAGCTTGATACTAATTCTAATTGTTTTGAACTTCACTCTGTAGAAAATATCCAATACCGAATTAATCTTGCCGATTCTTTGATTGAGCAAAATGAGATCAAGAATATTTTTATAAACCGGCTGGCAATTCAAGGTCTTGTTTTCTCCAATAATGCTGAAAAGATCGATAGTATTTTAGGCATTCTTGACCGTATTAATTATAAGGGAGAGAACCTTCCTCATCTAAAACAAATGGCTACTATTCAAAAGAGGCTGCTACCCGGAAATAATATCGGTAATCTACCTCTAGTCTCCTTTGAAGACGAAATAGTTCGCTTAGAAGATATTTCAAACAAAAAAATTGTTACGTATCACTGGTCTTTACAAGCACCCGAACATTATAAATGGCAGCATTCAATTATTGCCAATCTAAGAGAGAAATACCCAGAACTGGAGTTTGTAGGAATAAACATTGATGAAGGTTCTAAACAGGCCTGGAGGAATACTGTGCAAGCCTATAATATGAATAAAAACAGGGAATATAAATTAAACTCCCCAGATATTAATATCAATTTACTCAAAAACTACCTCAATAAACTTATTTTCCTGGATACAAATGGTACCATAATTAACGGGAAAGCCCAGCTCAACACACCTAATTTTGAAAGGCAGATCCTGGAGTTTTTGAATGAATAA
- the fsa gene encoding fructose-6-phosphate aldolase, whose translation MKFFIDTANLDQIREAQELGVLDGVTTNPSLMAKEGITGKDNIYKHYKAICDIVDGDVSAEVIATDFDGIVREGEELAELHEQIIVKVPMIKEGIKAIKYFSDNGIKTNCTLVFSAGQALLAAKAGATYVSPFIGRLDDISTDGLNLIAEIRLIYDNYGFETEILAASVRHTMHVLECAKLGADVMTGPLSSIEGLLKHPLTDIGLEKFLADYKKGNQ comes from the coding sequence ATGAAATTTTTTATTGATACCGCTAATCTTGATCAAATAAGAGAGGCTCAGGAGCTTGGGGTTTTAGATGGTGTTACTACCAACCCGTCTCTTATGGCGAAAGAAGGAATTACCGGGAAAGATAATATTTACAAGCATTATAAAGCGATTTGTGATATTGTAGATGGAGATGTTAGCGCTGAGGTGATCGCAACCGATTTTGATGGGATTGTTAGAGAAGGTGAGGAGCTGGCAGAATTGCACGAGCAAATTATTGTAAAAGTTCCTATGATTAAAGAAGGAATTAAAGCGATAAAATATTTTAGTGATAATGGGATTAAAACCAACTGTACACTAGTGTTTTCTGCAGGGCAGGCTTTGTTGGCTGCTAAAGCGGGAGCTACTTACGTTTCGCCTTTTATTGGTCGTTTAGATGATATTTCTACCGACGGTCTTAACCTTATTGCTGAAATTAGACTGATTTACGATAACTACGGTTTTGAAACCGAAATCCTTGCAGCTTCTGTACGTCACACCATGCACGTATTAGAATGTGCGAAATTAGGTGCAGATGTAATGACCGGGCCACTTTCATCTATTGAAGGTCTTCTAAAACATCCACTTACAGATATTGGTTTGGAGAAATTCCTTGCCGATTATAAGAAGGGAAATCAATAA
- a CDS encoding SDR family oxidoreductase — MKTNASPQKVVLITGASSGIGKSIGEYLSKHNFKVYGTSRNPAKISHPPFAMVALDVTKKETIAAAIKQIIAEEGKLDVLINNAGVGITGPIEETPDEEIAKAFETNYFGPIKVIKAVLPEMRKQNSGLIINITSIAGYMGLPYRGIYSASKGALELTTEAFRMELKDFNIKMTNVAPGDFATNIAAGRYHAPVLEDSPYKEPYGNTLKLMNEDVDAGKDPFVMAKAVHKIIQEKDPRGHYKVGEALQKFSVGLKRILPDKVYEKMLLKHYKL, encoded by the coding sequence ATGAAAACAAATGCATCTCCTCAAAAAGTAGTGCTTATAACCGGAGCTTCTTCCGGAATTGGAAAATCTATAGGCGAATATCTATCTAAACATAATTTTAAAGTTTACGGTACCAGCCGAAATCCTGCAAAAATATCTCATCCACCTTTTGCTATGGTTGCTTTAGATGTAACCAAAAAAGAAACTATTGCTGCTGCAATTAAACAAATAATTGCTGAAGAAGGTAAGCTTGATGTGCTTATTAATAACGCGGGAGTAGGTATCACCGGGCCTATTGAGGAAACTCCAGATGAAGAAATCGCAAAAGCTTTTGAAACCAATTATTTTGGACCTATAAAAGTGATAAAAGCGGTCTTGCCTGAAATGAGAAAACAAAACAGCGGACTTATCATAAATATTACTTCTATCGCCGGTTATATGGGCTTGCCTTACCGCGGAATTTATTCGGCTTCAAAAGGAGCTTTGGAACTCACTACCGAGGCTTTTAGAATGGAATTAAAAGATTTTAATATAAAAATGACTAACGTGGCTCCGGGTGATTTTGCTACCAATATTGCAGCCGGACGTTATCACGCACCGGTGTTGGAAGATTCTCCTTACAAAGAACCTTATGGAAATACCCTGAAATTGATGAATGAAGATGTAGATGCAGGGAAAGATCCATTTGTTATGGCTAAAGCGGTACATAAAATTATTCAGGAAAAAGATCCTCGTGGGCATTATAAAGTAGGAGAGGCGCTTCAAAAATTTTCAGTGGGTTTAAAGCGAATTCTGCCTGATAAAGTCTATGAAAAAATGCTGCTTAAGCATTATAAATTATAA
- a CDS encoding glutaminyl-peptide cyclotransferase: MKTDENKTEFQLGETIQGSIENLKDRQIDSIRLFFQQKYLKTLTAKTSFSVSLENTKLGRQKLEAIVFSEGETDTISDELKIYNNKAPKAYTYIVVKEYPHDSEAYTQGLEFYKDTLYESTGQYGNSSLRKLNLETGEVLNKINLDDTYFGEGLTILNNKLYLLTWREKEGLIYNLDTFEQTGTFGYNQSKEGWGLCNDGEKLYKSDGTEKIWILDAKTLAEKDFIQVATNTKIYSKFNELEWVDGKIYANTYQFPSVTIINPENGAIEGVIDFRGLREQLSNLQSLDPQNHVLNGIAYNPNTQKLYVTGKNWDTIFEVEIIEK; this comes from the coding sequence TTGAAAACTGACGAAAATAAGACTGAATTTCAGCTTGGCGAGACGATTCAAGGCTCGATCGAAAACCTAAAAGACCGCCAAATAGATTCTATTCGCTTATTTTTTCAACAGAAATATTTAAAAACCCTAACCGCTAAAACTTCATTTTCAGTTTCTTTAGAAAACACAAAATTAGGACGTCAAAAATTGGAAGCCATCGTTTTTTCTGAAGGTGAAACCGATACTATTAGTGACGAACTAAAAATTTACAACAATAAAGCGCCCAAAGCTTATACCTATATAGTAGTTAAAGAGTATCCCCACGATAGCGAGGCGTATACTCAAGGTTTAGAATTTTACAAAGACACTTTATATGAAAGCACCGGGCAATACGGAAATTCTTCCTTGAGAAAGCTTAATTTAGAAACCGGCGAAGTTTTAAATAAGATCAACCTGGATGATACTTATTTTGGGGAAGGACTTACCATTCTTAACAACAAACTTTACCTGCTTACCTGGCGCGAAAAAGAAGGTTTGATCTATAACCTGGACACTTTTGAGCAAACCGGTACTTTTGGTTATAACCAAAGTAAAGAAGGTTGGGGCCTATGTAATGATGGCGAAAAGCTTTATAAAAGTGATGGCACCGAAAAAATCTGGATCTTAGATGCAAAAACGCTTGCTGAAAAAGATTTTATACAAGTCGCTACAAACACTAAAATTTATTCGAAATTCAATGAGTTGGAATGGGTTGATGGGAAGATCTACGCCAACACTTACCAATTTCCCAGCGTTACTATTATCAATCCAGAAAATGGAGCGATAGAAGGAGTAATAGATTTTAGAGGGCTACGTGAACAACTATCAAACCTTCAAAGCCTTGATCCTCAAAATCATGTTTTAAACGGCATCGCCTACAATCCAAACACCCAAAAACTCTACGTGACCGGAAAAAACTGGGATACGATTTTTGAAGTTGAAATAATAGAAAAATAA